Proteins encoded together in one SAR202 cluster bacterium window:
- a CDS encoding sugar phosphate isomerase/epimerase, whose amino-acid sequence MAIKIGMLCDFFKPGEKPKAVDIFECLELAKDLKVDTVDMDFKRGFTSTDPAYLMSVKRQAIRYGLPIGYVCSALIMGGTDEEAAPRVAQAKKDVDMAVFMGASMTHVYAYGGHQPDGTPEYEKGWAAIARRCREIADYANERGISVGVQNHNSGSWLADEKTVVRLMNDVGRDNFFLHLDTGQWKDSITTQPRGVVKNQADPMVHETYIAKTLKYARHTRAKMYNLASGTEKYIDYRNVARILRAQNFNGVMTIVLDNETIDTISDIDMVRRAVPYLRGCFRQ is encoded by the coding sequence ATGGCTATCAAAATCGGGATGCTGTGCGACTTTTTCAAGCCGGGCGAGAAGCCGAAGGCGGTCGATATATTCGAGTGCCTGGAGCTTGCCAAAGATCTGAAGGTCGACACGGTAGACATGGACTTCAAGCGTGGATTCACCTCCACGGACCCGGCTTACCTGATGAGCGTAAAGCGGCAGGCGATACGGTACGGGCTGCCCATCGGCTACGTGTGCTCCGCGCTGATCATGGGCGGGACGGATGAGGAGGCGGCGCCGCGGGTGGCGCAGGCGAAGAAAGACGTGGACATGGCCGTCTTTATGGGCGCGTCCATGACCCACGTGTACGCCTATGGCGGGCACCAGCCTGACGGGACGCCTGAGTACGAGAAGGGGTGGGCGGCGATTGCCCGACGGTGCCGCGAGATCGCGGACTACGCGAACGAGCGCGGCATCTCCGTGGGCGTGCAGAACCACAACAGCGGAAGCTGGCTGGCAGACGAGAAGACGGTCGTGCGCCTTATGAACGACGTGGGGCGCGACAACTTCTTCCTGCACCTGGACACGGGCCAGTGGAAGGACAGCATAACCACCCAGCCCCGCGGTGTGGTGAAGAACCAGGCGGACCCGATGGTCCACGAGACGTACATCGCGAAGACGCTGAAGTACGCCCGGCATACGCGGGCGAAGATGTACAACCTGGCCAGCGGAACCGAGAAGTACATCGACTACCGGAACGTTGCGCGGATACTGCGCGCGCAGAACTTCAACGGCGTGATGACGATTGTGCTGGACAACGAGACTATAGACACGATCTCGGACATCGACATGGTCCGGCGCGCGGTTCCGTACTTGAGAGGGTGCTTCAGGCAGTAG